From a single Pseudoalteromonas sp. Scap06 genomic region:
- the hmgA gene encoding homogentisate 1,2-dioxygenase, with translation MATQLNYMTGFGNEFETEALPGALPIGQFSPQKVKYDLYAEQFSTTAFTAPRADNRRTWMYRIRPSVVQSDYTAIDNGLIRTAPITEVPTPPTMLRWDPIDVPTKPTDFVDGLITMAANGNANGQAGIGIHVYVANKSMDNRYFYNADGEMLFVPQQGELLLKTELGHLTIKAGEIAVIPRGIKFQVMLLTDTARGYICENYGHAYVLAERGPVGANGYANDRDFQYPVAAFEDIEGDFELIAKFNGNMFRCDIGHSPLDVVAWTGNSAPYKYDLARFNVMNTVSFDHPDPSIFTVLTSPSGTEGVANIDFAIFPPRWMVAENTFRPPYYHRNIMSEFMGLIEGVYDAKEHGFVPGGMSLHNCMSPHGPEADVFEKASNADLEPQRYDNTLAFMFESRYVISPTKYALEGKERQANYTDCWRTIKKHFNGNQG, from the coding sequence ATGGCGACACAATTAAACTACATGACCGGCTTTGGCAATGAATTTGAAACCGAAGCCCTGCCTGGTGCATTACCGATTGGGCAATTTAGTCCGCAAAAAGTAAAATATGATTTATACGCAGAGCAATTCAGTACCACTGCATTTACCGCTCCTCGCGCCGATAACCGCCGCACTTGGATGTATCGTATTCGCCCATCGGTTGTGCAGAGCGATTATACAGCCATAGACAATGGCTTAATTAGAACCGCTCCCATTACCGAAGTACCGACTCCACCAACCATGCTGCGCTGGGATCCAATTGATGTACCAACAAAACCTACAGATTTTGTTGACGGGCTTATCACCATGGCCGCTAATGGTAACGCTAATGGTCAAGCGGGTATCGGTATTCATGTTTATGTTGCCAATAAATCAATGGACAATCGCTATTTTTATAATGCCGATGGCGAAATGTTATTTGTACCGCAACAAGGTGAACTACTACTTAAAACAGAGCTTGGGCATTTAACTATTAAAGCCGGCGAAATTGCCGTTATTCCGCGTGGTATTAAATTTCAAGTAATGTTACTAACGGACACTGCGCGTGGCTATATTTGTGAAAACTACGGCCATGCCTATGTCCTTGCTGAGCGCGGCCCTGTGGGTGCCAACGGTTATGCGAATGATCGTGATTTTCAATATCCAGTAGCGGCTTTTGAAGATATTGAGGGTGATTTTGAACTGATTGCTAAATTTAATGGCAATATGTTCCGTTGTGATATTGGTCACTCACCCCTTGATGTTGTTGCTTGGACAGGCAATAGTGCGCCTTACAAATACGATTTGGCTCGCTTTAATGTCATGAATACCGTTAGCTTTGATCACCCCGACCCTTCAATCTTTACCGTGCTAACTTCACCATCGGGTACTGAAGGCGTTGCAAATATCGATTTTGCTATTTTCCCACCGCGTTGGATGGTGGCTGAAAACACCTTCCGCCCGCCTTACTATCACCGTAATATTATGAGTGAGTTTATGGGCTTAATAGAAGGGGTATATGATGCAAAAGAGCATGGCTTTGTGCCAGGTGGCATGAGCTTACATAACTGTATGTCGCCGCATGGTCCTGAAGCAGACGTATTTGAAAAAGCATCAAACGCCGATTTAGAGCCACAACGCTACGATAATACGTTGGCGTTTATGTTTGAGTCACGTTATGTAATATCGCCGACTAAATACGCATTAGAAGGTAAAGAGCGCCAAGCTAATTACACTGATTGCTGGCGCACAATCAAAAAACACTTTAATGGCAATCAAGGATAA
- the maiA gene encoding maleylacetoacetate isomerase, producing the protein MKLYTYFRSSAAYRVRIALNLKNIDHQLVPVNLLKSEQQSTDYLQKNPQGLLPALETEGGVLGQSLAILEYLEEQYPETPLLQGNAWQKAHIRNLSYAIACDIHPIDNLRVLKYLSSELNVDDEAKNKWYRHWVKVGFDKIEQMLDSKNTFCAGDSPSLADVCLVPQVFNAIRFKVDMAAYPKIAAVYQRCNELTAFSDAAPENQPDAN; encoded by the coding sequence ATGAAGCTTTATACTTATTTTCGCTCATCTGCAGCGTATCGTGTTCGAATCGCATTAAATCTAAAAAATATTGATCATCAATTGGTACCTGTTAACTTATTAAAATCAGAACAGCAAAGCACAGATTACTTACAGAAAAACCCACAAGGACTGTTACCTGCTTTAGAAACAGAGGGCGGCGTATTAGGTCAATCTTTAGCAATTTTAGAGTACCTTGAAGAGCAATACCCTGAAACACCATTACTGCAAGGTAATGCATGGCAAAAAGCACACATTCGCAATTTAAGTTATGCAATTGCGTGTGATATTCACCCTATTGATAATTTACGGGTGCTTAAATATTTAAGTAGTGAACTCAATGTCGATGATGAAGCAAAAAATAAGTGGTACCGACACTGGGTTAAAGTTGGTTTTGATAAAATAGAACAAATGCTCGATAGCAAAAATACATTTTGCGCAGGCGACTCGCCAAGCTTAGCCGATGTATGTTTAGTGCCGCAGGTATTTAATGCCATTCGCTTTAAAGTAGATATGGCTGCTTATCCTAAAATAGCAGCCGTTTATCAGCGTTGTAATGAGTTGACTGCCTTTAGTGATGCAGCCCCAGAAAATCAACCCGACGCAAACTAA
- a CDS encoding TIGR02647 family protein — MLFNQTMIDEFTLLAKFPRESKMQGIKLHSDAEPALLSAAQRLFDKGVIDSPDGGYLTDLGLDLIEHVTVIHSALKS; from the coding sequence ATGCTATTTAATCAAACTATGATTGACGAATTTACACTACTTGCAAAATTCCCACGCGAGAGCAAAATGCAGGGCATTAAACTCCATTCAGACGCTGAACCCGCTTTATTAAGCGCAGCACAACGTTTGTTTGATAAAGGGGTTATTGATAGCCCAGATGGCGGTTATTTAACTGATCTGGGCTTAGACTTAATTGAGCACGTCACTGTAATACACAGTGCTTTAAAAAGTTAG
- a CDS encoding DUF1496 domain-containing protein — protein MRYYFTFFIVVLCVYFPALSYANAIKTLPIVDATQLINTNAECWYDNKRYSEGAILQVHSVTLICAAKYPQHNNSQLIWLKLDKQGNLIYPKKPSTITVN, from the coding sequence ATGCGTTATTATTTTACTTTCTTTATTGTTGTTTTATGCGTGTATTTTCCAGCTTTAAGCTACGCTAACGCAATAAAAACGCTTCCTATTGTTGATGCTACCCAGCTTATAAACACTAACGCTGAGTGCTGGTATGATAATAAACGCTATAGCGAAGGCGCCATACTGCAGGTTCATTCCGTTACGCTTATTTGTGCTGCTAAATACCCTCAACATAACAACAGCCAGTTAATTTGGCTAAAGCTCGACAAACAAGGTAACCTTATTTACCCCAAGAAACCCTCTACTATTACTGTAAATTAA
- a CDS encoding VF530 family DNA-binding protein encodes MNNQPKNPLHGVTLEQILVELEQRLGFKAMGEQVNIKCFTDSPSIKSSLKFLRKTPWARDKVEALYIHTINNKPLRKPKNKPKQFESSQPDTSGFVWPSIKK; translated from the coding sequence ATGAATAATCAACCAAAAAACCCACTACATGGGGTAACTTTAGAGCAAATTCTAGTTGAGCTAGAACAACGTTTAGGCTTTAAAGCAATGGGCGAGCAAGTAAATATCAAATGTTTTACCGATTCGCCAAGTATAAAATCAAGCTTAAAATTTTTACGTAAAACGCCTTGGGCAAGAGATAAAGTAGAAGCGCTTTATATCCATACCATTAATAACAAGCCGTTACGTAAGCCTAAAAACAAGCCTAAGCAGTTTGAATCTTCACAACCTGATACATCAGGTTTTGTATGGCCTTCTATTAAAAAATAA
- a CDS encoding diacylglycerol kinase family protein, which yields MWAAVSYLVTALVFIVLGLTVNSIYFAVAFFWTALSLLLVSGAYFFNAGKVFRKRENGVIPFYIRWAFVPFLLGAQIYNAWSRKRDKVPPIQQINDNLFLACRLFPSDIDTLKENGITAVLDVTCEFDGLEWTSTQENIDYLNIPVLDHSVPTHSQLNQAINWIHHHIKKDRRVVVHCALGRGRSVFVMAAYLLSQNKDADVHDILAQIKETRETANLNKRQLRHLVKRHRKGELLIKNKAYLIANPVSGTKLWSEKEHLIIARLSAYYDLTILKTTPEQNGITLAKQAIESHPDIIIACGGDGTVTEVASVLVGTSCRLGIIPLGTANALAHVLMGIKSKFIPVEQACDLIIDGQANLIDTAYCNDELMLLLIGIGFEHAMIEKADRESKNKSGQLAYLNGFLHSFGENKAQQLIVKLDDNEPETINTNSFIVANAAPFTTLLAQGGGQPDHRDGLLDVNWLTPNKDNETTVLSIAELMFSSITQTHLAINSHYTNAKRVEISADETLNYVIDGEVKSAEKVVVSIHPASLNVICQEQTPD from the coding sequence ATGTGGGCTGCAGTAAGTTATCTTGTAACAGCATTGGTATTTATAGTATTGGGATTAACGGTTAACTCCATTTACTTTGCAGTTGCGTTTTTTTGGACTGCACTATCGTTATTATTAGTCAGCGGTGCTTATTTTTTTAACGCAGGGAAAGTATTTAGAAAACGCGAAAATGGCGTTATCCCTTTTTACATTCGCTGGGCCTTTGTGCCTTTTTTATTAGGTGCGCAAATTTATAATGCGTGGTCACGAAAGCGTGACAAGGTACCGCCTATTCAGCAAATAAACGATAATCTATTTTTAGCATGTCGTTTATTCCCTTCTGATATAGACACATTGAAAGAAAATGGCATTACCGCTGTTTTGGACGTTACCTGTGAATTTGATGGCCTTGAATGGACATCTACCCAAGAAAATATCGATTATTTAAATATTCCTGTTCTTGATCACAGTGTGCCTACACACTCACAGTTAAACCAAGCTATTAACTGGATTCATCATCATATTAAAAAAGACCGTCGTGTTGTGGTGCATTGTGCATTAGGGCGTGGACGCTCGGTGTTTGTTATGGCGGCATATTTATTGAGTCAAAATAAAGATGCGGATGTGCATGATATTCTTGCACAAATAAAAGAAACACGTGAAACTGCCAATCTTAATAAACGCCAATTACGCCATTTAGTTAAGCGCCACCGTAAGGGGGAGCTACTGATAAAAAACAAAGCGTACTTAATTGCTAATCCGGTTTCAGGTACTAAGTTGTGGTCTGAAAAAGAGCATTTAATTATTGCGCGTTTATCTGCGTATTACGATTTAACCATTTTAAAAACTACGCCAGAACAAAATGGCATTACATTGGCTAAACAGGCTATAGAAAGCCACCCCGATATTATTATTGCTTGTGGTGGAGATGGAACTGTAACTGAGGTTGCCAGTGTGTTGGTGGGTACGTCTTGTCGATTAGGAATAATACCACTGGGCACAGCAAATGCACTCGCTCATGTATTAATGGGGATAAAATCTAAATTTATTCCTGTTGAGCAAGCATGTGATTTAATCATTGATGGTCAAGCTAACCTTATTGATACCGCGTATTGTAATGATGAACTAATGTTATTATTAATTGGTATTGGCTTTGAGCATGCAATGATTGAAAAAGCAGATCGAGAGTCTAAAAATAAATCAGGTCAACTTGCTTATTTAAATGGTTTTTTACACTCATTTGGCGAAAATAAAGCGCAACAGCTAATAGTTAAATTAGATGATAATGAGCCTGAGACTATTAATACAAATAGTTTTATTGTGGCAAATGCTGCCCCATTCACTACGTTATTAGCACAAGGGGGCGGGCAACCCGATCACCGCGATGGGTTATTGGATGTAAACTGGTTAACGCCAAACAAAGATAATGAAACCACGGTATTAAGTATTGCAGAGCTGATGTTTAGCAGTATTACGCAAACGCATCTTGCTATTAACTCGCATTATACCAATGCAAAACGTGTAGAAATAAGCGCAGATGAAACGCTAAATTACGTGATTGATGGCGAGGTTAAATCTGCAGAAAAAGTGGTGGTGAGCATTCACCCTGCGTCGCTAAATGTAATATGCCAAGAGCAAACACCTGATTAG
- a CDS encoding TetR/AcrR family transcriptional regulator, which yields MNSKNKKHLDPVQAQARREQVLTAAADCFRRKGYHGAGMAEIARTAGMSAGHIYNYFDSKEAIIERIIEKDMEEMFSIFQEFEEQPGDILTVLLDGLHHGVQRHMDTGASVVDLDMMAEASRNKKVALLLRDADTQARNRMRDLLVSESSLIKSHSEQELESRINVIFSVMAGLLLRKMLFPELTEETVLIALRPAMKTLLMPFDN from the coding sequence ATGAATTCTAAAAATAAAAAACACCTTGATCCGGTGCAAGCACAAGCGCGTCGTGAACAGGTATTAACAGCTGCTGCGGATTGTTTTCGTCGCAAAGGCTACCATGGCGCCGGTATGGCTGAAATAGCAAGAACAGCAGGTATGAGTGCAGGCCATATTTATAACTATTTTGATAGTAAAGAAGCAATAATCGAGCGTATTATTGAAAAAGATATGGAAGAAATGTTTTCTATATTTCAAGAGTTTGAAGAACAACCCGGTGATATTTTAACGGTGTTACTTGATGGTCTACATCATGGCGTACAGCGTCATATGGACACCGGAGCCAGCGTTGTTGACCTAGATATGATGGCAGAGGCTAGTAGAAATAAAAAAGTTGCTTTGCTACTACGTGATGCTGACACGCAAGCGCGTAACAGAATGCGGGATCTATTAGTGAGTGAAAGTAGTTTAATAAAATCACATTCAGAGCAAGAATTAGAGAGCCGTATTAATGTGATTTTTTCAGTGATGGCCGGATTGTTATTACGAAAAATGCTGTTTCCTGAGTTAACAGAAGAAACCGTGCTTATTGCACTACGTCCAGCAATGAAAACATTACTTATGCCATTTGATAATTAA